TTTCCTGCATGAAGGTGGCCATGACCCCAGGGGTTTTGGTGGAGGGGAGCAGAAGGCGTGGGTGGGGACTGGCTGAGGCCACAACTGCCAAGACCTATGCCCCCTGACTCACCCGCTCCTGCTGGCTGGCGTTTGATGTCAGAAGGGTGCCTCCATTTCAGCTGCTCACGTCTCTCCTTCCTCACTCTGTTTCAACACCTTCCTGCATGCCATGTTCTCCCCAAGGTCCCAGAAGGGGAGTGCCAACTGCCCTGGAGAGTTCGGTTCTGTCAACCCATCCTAAGGGCCAGAGGACGGAACTTCTGACAGAGCTTTCCTGTTAATCTCTAGGGTGACATGACCTCACGGTAGACCCCAGAACTGAGGTCCCAGGATGACAGAGCCCGAACACCTGGCCCTGCTGGAAGTGAAGGGGCCAGAGGCCCAGGAGAAGAGCTCACCCCAAGCCTTGGTCCCCAATGGCCGGCAGCCAGAAGGGGAAAGTGGGGCCGAGTCCCCCAGCGCTGAGCCCTCCAGCGTGGGATCTTCAGCTGGGTCTCCCACAGCTGGAGAGGGGACAAAGGATGGTCTGGACAGCACAGTGAGCGAGGCTGCCACCTTGCCCTGGGGGACTGGCCCCCAGGCCACTGCCCCATTCCCGGACCCCCCCGGCTGGCGGGACATGGGGCCTGAGCTCCTGGAGTCGGAGCCGCCTGGCAAACCAGAGGAGCTGTGTGACGATGACGTGGACCTGCTGCCCGAGAAGGCGCCACGGGCCTTTGTGCCCATCGACCTGCAGTGCATCGAGCGGCGGCCCCAGGAGGACCTTGCTGTGCGCTGTGAGGCCGGTGAGGCAGAGCGCCGCCGGACCTTCCTGCCCACCCGAGCCACCCCTCCTGAGCCCTCAGAGCGCAAGTGGGCCGAGGCCGTGGTGAGGCCACCCGGCCGCTCCTGTGGGGGCTGCGGGGGCCACGAGGGGCTGAGGGCTGTGGCCTCCGTGGCAGCCGCCCTGGTCCTCTTCCCCTGCCTGCTGTACGGGGCGTACGCCTTCCTGCCCTTCGATGCCCCTCGGCTGCCCACCATGAGTTCCCGCCTCGTCTACACGCTGCGCTGCGGGGTCTTCGCCACCTTCCCCATCGTGCTGGGTGAGCCTGGGCCCTGTGAGAAGGAAGGGGCATCTGGGAGCTGGACTCGAGGGCAGGGCCTGCCTGGC
This DNA window, taken from Rhinolophus ferrumequinum isolate MPI-CBG mRhiFer1 chromosome 22, mRhiFer1_v1.p, whole genome shotgun sequence, encodes the following:
- the TMEM79 gene encoding transmembrane protein 79 yields the protein MTEPEHLALLEVKGPEAQEKSSPQALVPNGRQPEGESGAESPSAEPSSVGSSAGSPTAGEGTKDGLDSTVSEAATLPWGTGPQATAPFPDPPGWRDMGPELLESEPPGKPEELCDDDVDLLPEKAPRAFVPIDLQCIERRPQEDLAVRCEAGEAERRRTFLPTRATPPEPSERKWAEAVVRPPGRSCGGCGGHEGLRAVASVAAALVLFPCLLYGAYAFLPFDAPRLPTMSSRLVYTLRCGVFATFPIVLGLLVYGLSLLCFSALRPFGEPRREVEIHRQYVAQSVQLFILYFFNLAVLSTYLPQDTLKLLPLLTGLFAISRLIYWLTFAVGRSFRGFGYGLTFLPLVSMLVWNLYYMFVVEPERMFTATESRLDYPDHARSDYRPRPWG